In one Agathobacter rectalis ATCC 33656 genomic region, the following are encoded:
- a CDS encoding DUF6709 family protein, producing MIDNYEHYITKNIKAFYKRRLFSPIVYIILLTVLWFAFSLGDILSPIHIDDSVSFEAAYKDSDRYVKTTLKKLYFTGYTMKDGNDIKGYYYYCMRDKHCSIVLLAPSTCEEGLPSIDKLTVVGKIVKGKGTYTQFVNKLSKDLSWDSKGLSDTITGYYLNEPEYHLKTTIFMFVFYFGTLIYAVISLIFYILCIRFPVLAPACQNLVVFGNPHKLLAEAEEELATLPQLATEDMFITEHYFIMTSPYGNAIVPIKEILWIYKYSTLHKILWYHFSISYTLHISANKHLYIHCPKNTKSDIDGIIDYLAEANHDILVGFSEENRLKVQAVQGKPLHIERLLAWKKK from the coding sequence ATGATTGATAATTACGAACACTACATAACAAAAAACATCAAAGCATTTTACAAAAGGCGTCTTTTCTCTCCGATTGTATACATCATTCTGCTTACCGTGCTATGGTTTGCATTTTCACTCGGAGATATTTTATCGCCCATACACATTGACGATTCTGTCAGCTTTGAAGCTGCATACAAGGATTCGGACAGATATGTAAAAACCACCCTTAAAAAGCTTTACTTTACCGGCTACACCATGAAGGACGGCAACGATATCAAGGGCTATTACTACTACTGCATGCGTGATAAGCACTGCTCTATTGTACTGCTTGCACCATCCACCTGTGAGGAGGGTCTGCCCTCTATCGACAAACTCACGGTGGTCGGTAAAATCGTAAAGGGAAAGGGCACCTACACACAGTTTGTAAATAAACTGTCTAAGGATCTGAGTTGGGATTCCAAGGGACTCTCCGATACCATAACAGGCTACTATCTTAATGAGCCTGAGTACCATTTGAAAACTACTATTTTTATGTTTGTTTTTTATTTTGGCACTCTCATCTATGCTGTTATCAGCCTGATATTCTACATCCTATGCATCAGGTTTCCTGTTTTGGCACCGGCATGTCAGAATCTTGTTGTATTTGGCAATCCGCACAAACTGCTTGCCGAGGCTGAGGAGGAGCTTGCGACACTGCCACAGCTTGCCACCGAGGACATGTTTATCACAGAGCACTATTTTATCATGACCTCGCCTTATGGCAATGCCATCGTGCCTATCAAAGAGATTTTATGGATTTACAAATACTCTACCCTGCACAAGATTCTGTGGTATCATTTCAGCATCTCATATACACTGCATATTTCCGCAAATAAGCATCTGTATATTCATTGTCCGAAGAACACGAAGTCTGATATCGATGGTATCATCGATTATCTGGCTGAGGCTAATCATGATATTCTGGTTGGTTTCAGTGAGGAAAACAGATTGAAGGTGCAGGCTGTTCAGGGGAAACCGCTGCATATTGAGAGGCTTCTTGCGTGGAAGAAGAAATAA
- a CDS encoding class I SAM-dependent DNA methyltransferase, with the protein MEAYTSFARVYDMFMDNVPYEKWSRYIVEKLRANGIDSGYVVDLGCGTGKLTTLLADAGYDMIGIDNSFDMLDMALEREDDRILYLMQDMREFEPGEKVSAVVSACDSINYILEPEDLQAVFFCVSESLKEGGIFIFDINTPYKYEVLMADNTIAENRDEGSFIWDNYYDADEKINEYDLTLFIKEQSEDEDDIYKKFEETHFQRCYEISELKELLEQSGLVFDAVYDAYTDNQVKCDSEKVTLIAHKA; encoded by the coding sequence ATGGAAGCATACACGAGTTTTGCCCGGGTGTATGACATGTTCATGGACAATGTGCCATATGAGAAGTGGAGCAGATATATTGTCGAAAAACTGCGTGCAAATGGCATAGACAGTGGATATGTCGTGGACTTAGGCTGTGGTACGGGAAAGCTTACCACGCTTCTTGCAGATGCAGGCTATGATATGATAGGCATTGACAATTCTTTTGACATGCTTGATATGGCGCTTGAGAGAGAGGATGACAGAATCCTTTATCTGATGCAGGATATGAGAGAGTTTGAACCGGGAGAAAAGGTGAGTGCCGTCGTAAGCGCATGTGACAGCATCAATTACATTCTTGAGCCTGAGGATCTGCAGGCAGTTTTTTTCTGCGTGAGCGAAAGTCTCAAAGAGGGTGGCATTTTTATATTTGATATCAATACTCCATACAAATATGAGGTGCTCATGGCTGATAATACCATAGCTGAAAACCGTGATGAGGGCAGCTTTATATGGGACAATTATTATGATGCCGATGAGAAAATAAACGAGTATGACCTGACACTTTTTATAAAGGAGCAGTCAGAGGATGAGGATGACATCTACAAGAAGTTTGAGGAAACTCATTTCCAGAGATGCTATGAGATTTCAGAGCTTAAGGAGCTTCTTGAGCAGTCGGGACTTGTGTTTGATGCGGTGTATGATGCGTACACAGACAATCAGGTGAAATGTGACAGTGAGAAGGTCACTTTAATTGCACATAAAGCATAG